From the Patescibacteria group bacterium genome, the window TGAGCTCCTCTACACCGCCCTGATCAACCAGGCGCTGAGCGAGACTGACCGCGCCAAGATTGACATTATGGACACCGATCCTACAATTCATGTTGCCAACGAAGAGATCAACTTCTACATCCAACGCATCTTCTATATTAAGAAATTGCTTGGACAGATCGACACCCAATACGGCTCAATCGTATCTGAGGGCAAAGACGACATTAAATCTTTTGTAGATCTTTCGAAACTATCTTATGACCAGCTCAAACAGGTATATGGAGACCTGACCAATCTCCAACTGTTCTCCATCAGCAAAATAGCCGCTACCGCCTCACAGACTATGACCGATATCGACACGCTAAAACAGGTGGCCTCCGATTGGAAAGAGTACATGCGGACACGAAGGGCAGACTTGGTCGGAGATATAGCTGCCGTCAATCAGATTGTTTATCTCGTCAACGAGCTTTGGACCACTATTGCCGAGCTCGATCGTGGCAAGGCTATTAATGGTGTTGATCGTATTAAATTTCAGCAGATTGATTCTACTCCGCTACAGGAAGTCGTAAACCAGGACAGAAGACAGCAAGCACAAGAGAGATCAGACTCGGCCAAGAAAAAGGGCCTCTCTGCTTGGCAGGTTGCACAGATGATGTTCGACTGGATTGCCGGTACGATCACTTCCTCCGAGCTCTTTTATCGCCTGGGCGCCAACTCGATCGAAGCTAACATCGGCCTTCCGCCCAATAGCCTAGTCTACCTAGTCCGCAATTATGACCAAAATGGCATATCTGGCCTCGACGCCTTTTATCAATCGGTTGGCCAGGCCAGGATTGAGGAAAATTTTGGCATGCCCGCCTTCTATTTCCAGGGCAACTTTGATGCCCAGGCCAAGCCCAACTTCCAATCTGACCTGAAGGCAGTCTACAACATGATTACGACGGATTCTGTGCTTAAGCACGATTATCCCGATCTGGCCGCACTATCCGAAGCAGACTTCCTGAAGTATATGGATAGCCTGCTCACGGCGCCGATGCTCGATTATGCCGCCGATCCCTGGATACAGCTTATCAGGACCCCCGGTAGTCCATATTCGATCAGTAGTGAGCCCAAGACCCCAGGTGATGATCTCAATGCCTACAAGGCCTTCTACAAGAAAATCGCCGATAGTCAAAAAGCTTATACCAAGAGCACGGCTCATTGGCAGGCAATTGTTGACAATGTCGACAAACGTTGGAAAGCCAAGCGCGCCAGTGATGTCAAGGGATTGGGCAGTAGCAAGTACAGCGAATCAACAGTCCAAGACATCGTAGCAAATATCAAACAGCGCTGCTTCACTGGTGTAAACAAAGCTCAAGCGGATGGTACAGTGAAATGTCTCAATATGACTCGGTCCCCCGAGGATGATCTCCTTTTCCGTATGGGTCTCCCGCGTGGAAACTTTAACGCTATGACCGCAGAGAATTCAGTCAACAACACGTCCCTCTGGACTCGACTAGCAGGCACTACTCAGTCAATCGAGCAGGGATTCACAATCGATCAAAACGCGATCAAAGCCCTCTTTACCGGAGAAGATACTCGCTATATTAATCTTTCCCGAAAAGAGAAGCAGGTGGTCGAGGGTTCTGCTCTCAAAATCAATACCAACGTACTAAGTTTCTACGCTCAGATGCTTAATGGTGAGGTTCTGCCCAACGACACAGATCAGTATAATTTGGACACTTGGACTCAGTACTACGTCAGCAACCCGTATGCACCGAAACAGCAAGCCAGTGAGACTTGCCCAGTTCTTTATTTGCCAAAAGGTGACGCAAGCGGCACCTTTATGGTCAATGAGACTACCCTTGAAAACAATTCATACTGCTATTATGACGCCAAGGGAAGACACTGCTTCAAGAGTTGGGATGAAGCCCAGCGCTATGCCATTGCCCACGAAGCCGACTCGATAAGACATCTGAAAGTCGTGATAGACGGCAAAGAGCAGGAAATTAGCAACAATATTCTGGGATATCTTGCCAATCAACTTGTTCTGGCCAACAATGCCGCTTTACCTGACCAAGCGACCACAGATGCCGCCGCAAATGCAAATGTCACCATCCATGGAACTATCGAATTAAATCTGAGTGATGTCTACGCAGGACTGGTCAGATTTGTGAATGACAACTCGATGGTCGATATCTTTGGGGATAAGAACAAGAGTATAGCCATGATTTCGGCCATCGCTGGCTCGACGACTGTGCCGGCTAGTATACTAGAAAAGCTTTTTACTCGTGAACCGAGCGTAAATTCCGTCGCCACTTTCAAGAAGAAGGTTGGTGTCAAGGAAGCACAAAAAGTTGTCACTTACCAAATTTTTGGAGCTTTGCAACTTGGCCTCGCCGTTGGGCCGGACTACTTCGACGCAGGCGACCTCTATGATGTCTTGAACGGCGACTACACTGCGCTGACCAACATCGCGACCAATTATATTGATCTGAAGGCTGAGCTGAAGCCTGGCACAACACGTCTTCTCTACGAAGCTCGCAATCCAGAATCAATTACTTGCGCCCTCGCCCAAGCTGGTGGCTCAATGCTCGGTCGGATCTTTGGCCTCAACAATATTCCGCTCAATGGGATCCAAAACGTCTCATCATTTAAAGAAGCGGTCGGTCAAGCCAAGGTCGAGGAGACCCTCTCCCTGCCTCGAGGTACCTTCAGGGGCAACAATCTGTATGAACTGCTCGACAATGTCGGACCGATCAACTTCATGATCGCCTTTAAGATACCGGTTGACCCATCAGTTGCGAATGGGATTTCTGACGATATCGACAAGATACTCAACTCCAACACTAGCTACTCTCAGGGAGCCAATTTGGCCTATCGCTTGACTCGGGTAAGAGATGTTCTCTCGACTCGCAATATTCTTCAAAGTGATATTGGCACAGCCATCGCCAATATCAACAGCGCTCTCAAAAATTATTTCATCAATGATCTGCTCAAACAATTTGAAAATGATCCGACCAAGATCCAAGTTGCCCTGTCGGCCCGTAATCAAAACAATAGAGATTGGTATTATGCGGTCCAGGATTTCTATCAGCAGACCAGTTCACTGGACAAAACTTTTGCGGTCAGCAACGGTAGCACTTATCAGCTTCTAACCAACTCGATCAAGCCAAAAACCTATATCAATCGAATTGGCGAGAATCTCATGGTCACTGCCGCCATTTCCAACGCCGCCACTCTGCTTGGGATTTCCGACGCGAAAGTTCAGGCAGCAGCCGGCGTCCTGGGTGCAATCAAGAACAATTTTGTCTGCGAGAAAAGCAAGATCATCACCAGAGATAATTATCCATCAAACGGCGTTTCTGACGGACATTTTCTCTACGATGTGCAAGTAAACAATATCAAAAATGACTACTGGGAACAGTATCTCAGAACCGGCAAACATACTTATGACGATGTTGGCTTTCCCGTCTTGGTTTATGATGAGGTTGGCGCTGCAATCGGCTACTGTAGCGATGACACTTATGGCCAATTCGGCGAACTGTATACCAATCTTAATACCCTCTTCGGCTTCAATCTTGATGACAGGATGAATTTGCCGGAAGGCACGATCAGCAAAGTTCTATCTGACCCCGACCACATCGTCGATAATATATTGAATATCGGACTCAGCAAACTTGACCAACAACTTGGACTTGACTATACCGTGGACGGTTCTTTCTCATTCAATGGCTTCTGGAAAGCGACCTTTTACAAGGACGGCCAGAAGAAGGACGCAGAGAGAGAAAAAATCGACAGAAAGTGCTACAGCCAAAGTTATCCAGGGGGGACAGACGTCGCCATCAAAACTCAGTATGACGCTGCCAACAACGATATTAAGCGATTGCTCGGAGAGTGGCCGGCCCGAGGAGCTTCACGGATCGAGGGCGAAAATTACCAGCAGTACTCGCAGAGAGTAACTTCTCAAGCCACTTTGGACGCCACTCACACTACTGAGATGCGGGACGCTTGGGTTAGCGATTGGGAAAAATACAATCAGCAGGCTAACACTGCTAGCGGCAATATTACTATCCAAAACAATGCCTTTAATCAATGTAAGCTCGACAACAGGAAGCCAGTAAGTAACGCGGCGTTACGAGCAGATATTCTTGACTACGCCACCGGCCAACTTGTCACTTTGACTGGCAAACTACTGCGAGACGTTGTCGTTACGATTCCTGATTGCCAAAACAATCGCGCCGCTTATCTTGACGGGGCAGGCAGCTATGACCCCGTTCTCTCCAACCAGCTTGATTATTTCGGCCAGCCTATTGGCTATGAAGAGTGCAAAGCCAAGGTCGGTGTTGTTGTTCCGAGAGAAGATTTGAAAGCACTTATCCAGGGCGACCTTCGCTATCTTTCCCCGATTGCCATGACAATCGCTTCAAACATCGCCATGATACCGGTAGACATGTGGGGCACGGATAACTGCAATCCAGACGCCGATGGCCGATGTGAGAGTGCCGTTCCACCTCAATTCAAGCTCAGTTACAACGACTACAAATATGCCATTTTTGGCAACGCTCAGTCCGACCAAGCGGCTCGGGACGTCGCCGCTTATAGTCACTTCAACTTAATTGAAAAAAACCCTGACGGCGTACGCATCAACTCAGGGCCGGAGTATCCTGTCTCTACTGATCCCTTCGACACGGGTCTTGGCATACTTTCAGATACCAGGGTGGCAAAAGTAGCGAATCAACCTGGCAGAGAGATTATCAACAACAAGACTGATATCTACACACAATACGGCTATACCCCAAGTAGTGCCGAGGCTGTCGATGCAATCAGCCAACGAGCCGATTTGCAAAACAGCGTGGCCGACTTTGAAAACGCTTGCGGCATCAAGTATGGGCTTATCAGCAACAGCGCGGCGACTTGCCACAATGGGTCACCAGAGTTTGCGGCCTATATTTCAGATAGAACTCAATTAACCGCACTAAGAGATAGGGAGACTGCGATTCTAGGCGAATCAAAGAACCTCTACCGAAACAACTTGATGTACAAGGCGATAGACATAGCCGCCTGGAAACTTGATGGCAACGCCTATCCTGGATTTGCTCGCGCAATCGCAATCGGCACTCCCAAAATGAAGGCAGAGGCCCTTGTCACTTATCTCAAGATTGGTGCTCAGAGAGGCCATCTCTTCGGCATGGATTTCAGAGCAGTCAAAGATATCGAGCAGTGGGCCGGGGCCGCTCAATTTCTCTACGAGGCTGGGCAAAATATTCTTCGCGATACGGATACGTTTGACCCCCTAAGCACTCTTGCCAAGAATCCTAGCGCTCGATATTTCATCCAAGATTTTATCGTCTCTCGCTCAAAGGCCTGGTTTGGCTTCGAGATCCAACCAGACATGGCTGAGGGTATTATAGTCGGCATTGGTACTATGGGCTCAGCCGACCATCCTTGGGGCAATTGGGGGATCAAGGATGTCGGCATCGACAAAGTTTTTGAGGACCCGAACAACACGGGCGTCACTATTAATGTTGGAGGAGACAAGACAGTCCAGATGAAGACTCTGGGCGGAGCAACACAAGAGTATCTGGTCGACCGTCTTTTCTCCTGGGCCGACACCAAACTTGGTCTCGAGGCAGGCACTTCCTTCAAGCTCGCCAAGGGCATATATGACGCTTTCACTGCTTACGGCAAAGTATCTGCCGCCATCAAGGCCGCCAAGCTGGCTGGTTGGGTTGTGCCAAACTTGCCTCATACTGCCGCTGGCCTGGAAGCGATAGCCGACACTCTTTTCGATAAAGCAGACGCGTTAGCTTTGGATATAACAGACGCAGAACTTTCGGCAAGCCTAACAGGGGCTGACGCTAACCAAATCGTTTATGAGAATACCGGATTTGATGGCGTAGACGCAGGAGAAAAAGCTGCCGAGGATGCCAAAGCTGCCTCTAAGACTATAAATACCGAGGGAACCAAATTCCAAGCTGCCAAAGACCTTGTTGCGGCCATAATCATTGAAATCTTAATTGGTAAAGCGCTTGGCAAAATCGTGGCCGGTTGGGAACAGGATCTTGGTATGATCCCTGGCACTCTGATGCCACTGGTTTCTGGTATTGTCACTTTCGTGTTTATCTTCGTCTGGAATACGGTGATGGCCACGATTGGAGCGGAGGTATTAATGCTATCCCAGGTGCCAGGACTTCAGTGGCTTGCTATAGCAATAGCCGTCATCGGTTTCATTGGTGGGATGCTCTTTAGCACTAAATATTTCTACTGGTGTACTGCCGATGGATACTACCCAAGAGTTGGGTCTTTTGATTACAACAAGGACGTGGGTGGATTTGGAGAAATAGGCGGACGAATCGATCGCGGCGCAGCCTTCTTGGGACCGCTCATGGCAACTTATGGCGTGAAAGTGGCACAATACAAAGCTCGCCAATTGGTTGGCGACATGCTGGCTCTGCAAAACTCTCCTCGATTCAAAGATTCATATGGCGACGATATCGTACCAATCCAAATCATGACTGGTCGCAAAGTTGATGTTGATTTCTGGAAAGAGAGCATTGATACCAATATGTGCAAGAAGATGCTTGATGAAGATTACATCGCCTGTGACGGCATGTGCGGCAAAGCGACTAGCGATGGCGGCTGTGTCAGTACTTCCCGTATGGGCGTCTGGGCCAATCCACAAACGATAGGCTGGACGCATATTGGATTTTAGCGGTTCTTCCCCTTTTGAAGGGGAAGTTAGATGGGGTTTATAATAAGCCTCACCTACCCTCTGCTTGCCGGCCGTAGCCTTGGCGAAGGCTGGCCACTCTGCCACTCGTTCTGTTACAATCTATTCATGGATAACCTGAAGAATATATTGAACCGTTCTCTTGCCAAAAGAGGCCTCAAGAAGACGCTAGAAGGCCCCTTGGTTTGCTTTTATTGCGCCGAATGGCCAGGACAGCCCTTCACTCCAGTTTCCTACGCCAACGGCGTTCTGAAGGTCTCAGTCGCTTCTTCCCCCGCCGCCGCTGAATTACAGATGGTCGAGTCAGAACTCAAAGAATTTTTGAACAAAAAAACCGCCAAGCAGACGGTCAGGCAGATTAGAATCGTAGTTTCGAATAGGTCTGATTAGCCCTGAACTGTGGTCAGAGCTCGACCACTTTGCACTCTTTGATATCAACTAGATATGAACTATCAGTCGTCGTCAGCACGGTCTGATAATTTTCAATTAGTTTCGAGAGGTGGCTTCTGCGATCAAGATCAAATTCGGAGAAAAGATCGTCCAAAAGTAGCATCGGTTTGTCGTTCTCGTCAGTCAAGAACTCCAGCTCAGCGATTTTGAGAGCCAATATAGCCGAACGACACTCTCCACGCGAAGCAAAGCTAGCCATCGGCTTATCGTTCAAATTGAACACGAGATCATCGCGATGCGGGCCGAAGAGCGAGCGCTTTGATCTAATCTCCCGCCAGATATTTTGCTTGATCGCTTCTTCTAACCCCTCGGGGGCAGAATTTTCGTATTCGATTTGTAATTTGTCCTTTGGATTGCCGGAGACAGAGCGGTAGAGGGAGCTTAGCCTTTTGTTTAGCTTTTTGATAGCGAGAAGACGCGCCTCGACAATAGACTGGCCGAGAGAGATAAATTCTTTGTTCCAAAAATCTAGTTCGTCCGTCTGGGCGCGATGCTCGAAGATCTTCTGGAGGAGAGAATTTCTCTCAGCTCGGACTTTTTCGAAGGCCATCACTTCTTTGAGATAATGCCTTTCAGATTGGCTGATCATAATGTCCAGGAAGCGGCGGCGCAACCGTGGAGAGCCGTTGATTAGCAGTATCATTTCTGGTGAGAAAATAACGCTTTTTTTGGTCCCGATGAAGTCGGATTGCTTGCGAAAAGCGCCGTTTTCCTTGGCTCGAAGCAAAAAGGTTGGTGCGTTCTGGATGAAGATTTCGAGCTCATCTGCTTTGATCCTGGCAAAATCATTGCCGATCATGACTAGGTTTCTCCTGTCATCTTCGCGAAAAGAACGGCAAGCAGAAACGAGATAAATCGCCTCCAATATGTTGCTCTTCCCAACTCCGTTTTTGCCGATTATGGCAGTGACTGGGGAGAGCTCAAGCCGAAAATCTTTGTGATTACGGAAATTTTCGAGTTCGATTGTTGTTAGCATTATCGTTAGACTATGGCTTTCGGCCTTAGGATTCTAGCTTGAGCGGCATGATGATGTAGGTGTAATCCTCATCCTTTTTACCCTTGAAGACTCCAGCCGACGCATTGTCGTTGAATCCCAAGACGATTTGGTCATCCCCGGCTACAGCGAGGAAATCTAGAATATAGCGTGCGTTAAATGAGATCTCGAGAACGCCGCCGCTGACTTCAGCCTCAATCTCCGACCTGGCAGAGCCAGCCTGTGAGGCTGCCGACAGAATAGAAATTCCCTTCTCGCCGACTACAACCTTGATATTATTGTTGGCCGTATCCTTGGCAAAAAGAGAGGACATTTTCACGGCCGAAGCCAATTCGGCTAATTTGACAGTGGCCTTGATCTTGGAACTATTGGGGATGATAGCCTGATAATTTGGATACGTACCCTCGATCAAACGTGAGGTGATGTGGGTATCACCGATTAGGAACGAGACTTGGCTGTCAGAAGATAATATCTTAACCTCTTCGGCGTGCTCGGTCGAAGCCAAAATTCTGAGAACTTCAGTCATGGTCCGGCCAGGGATAATCATGTGGTGCTGTGCAAACTTGGCGGCTAGTTTGATCTTCTTCTCGGCCAGTCGATAAGAATCAGTGGCGGCTAATATTAATTCATCTTCCTTGACGGAGAAATAAATACCGGCCAGGACTGGGCGCGTCTCGTCGGTAGCTGGGGCAACTGCTACTTTCTTCAGCGATTCGATAAAAAGGTTTTTGTTAATAACTACTGGTTCGGTCTTAGGAGCCTCAGGAATAGTTGGGAACTCTTCGGCGGCAATACCTTGGATCTTGGCCTCAAAATGGCTAGACTTGAGCTCTGCGGCCGTCCCGGTGGTGATAATCTCAATGGATTCATCCTTATTATTCAAGACAAAGTCAGAGAGAAGCCTTGCGGGAAGAGTAATCTCCCCTTCCTCTTCAACCTTCCCAATAGTCTGGGTGGTGACGCCAACTTCCAAATCGGTCGCCGAGAATTTTATTTTTCCCTTTTCGGCTTTGATGTGGATATTGGACAAGACTGGCAATGTCGTCCTGGCGCCAACTATCCGGCTGGTCGCTCCCAATACTTTAGCGATGTTTGATTGCAAAAGTATCACTTTCATTTGTTCTCCTATTCTTACTTATCCCCATTTTGGGGTAAACCTGTGTCTAACTTAGTTATTTATATTGTTAAATTATCTTCTTCCAGACTATCTTATTTCGCTGAATCTTTTTGGTTGTGGAAAAGTGCAATTTATCACCAATTCGTTGTGAACAATCCCTCAAGTTATCAGCACTTTCTTTTGACTTTCAACTTTCAACTTTCAACTTTTGAGGTTCTCCCCATCTTTTCCCTAAGTTATACCCCCGCTCTTTCCACAGCTTAGATAGGTAATAAGCTTCTCTAGCAATGGCTTATTTGACTTATCCCCTCTGTCCACACCCCTTATTACTACTACTATTTATAAAGCATATTGTATATCTAACCCAAAAGGTTTGGATCCCAGTTCAAGCCTGGGATGACACCAAGGGGTGTCAACTGTAGGAAGTAAATATTCTATCTTTAATCACTGTCAGATCTTCTTTTAATCTTGGATCAGTAGCAATAGACTTTCCAATCTTCTGTTCTCCATGCATGATAGTGGAGTGATCTTTGCCACCCATCTTCCTGCCTATTTCTGGATAGGAGAGGCCACACTCGCTTCGAAGCAGATACATGGTGATCTGTCTGGGGAATACTAATTCTTTTGTTCTTTTCTTGCCGAGCAAATCCTCGATCGGAATCCGGAAATACTTATGAACCTCACGGATAACTAACTCTGCGGTGACGTGTTGCTGTTTTTCTTCGATAATCGAATCTAATATCTTAGCTGTCTGCTCCATATTCAATTCACAGTGCATAAGTTCGCAGGTGGCCAGCACTTTATTGAGAGCACCTTCGAGCTCGCGGACGGATGATTTAACTCTCTCTGCGATGAAAGTAATAATCTTGTCGTCAACTTTGAGATTCATCCGCTCAGCTTTTTGTCTCAGAATCGCTTCTCTTGTTTCTAGATCTGGGTGGCCAATATCGCAAACCATACCGCCTTCAAAACGAGTCTTGAGTCTGATTTCTAGGCCCTTAATATCCTTTGGGACTCTATCCGAAGTCAAAACAACTTGTTTCTTGTTTTGGTGCAAATGATTGAAGGTGTGGAAGAATTCGTCCTGGGTTTGCTCTTTGGTGGAGAGAAACTGAATATCATCAATTAAAAGTAGGTCGACGGTGCGGTATCTGTTTTTGAAATCCTTGGCTTTACCAAAACCTGATCCAACAGCTTGGATGAAGTCATTGGTGAAGGTCTCGGTCGAGACATAGAGGACTTTCTTGTCGGGGAAGCGTTTCAGATAGGCGTGGCCGATTGCTTGCATCAGGTGGGTCTTGCCCAGGCCAGAGTCGCCGTAGATAAAGAGTGGATTGTATTGCGTTCCTGGTTTTTCTGAGACGGCGTTGGCGGCGGCGAAAGCCAGTTGATTGGAAGGGCCAACTACAAAATT encodes:
- a CDS encoding DciA family protein, producing MGFIISLTYPLLAGRSLGEGWPLCHSFCYNLFMDNLKNILNRSLAKRGLKKTLEGPLVCFYCAEWPGQPFTPVSYANGVLKVSVASSPAAAELQMVESELKEFLNKKTAKQTVRQIRIVVSNRSD
- the recF gene encoding DNA replication and repair protein RecF (All proteins in this family for which functions are known are DNA-binding proteins that assist the filamentation of RecA onto DNA for the initiation of recombination or recombinational repair.) gives rise to the protein MLTTIELENFRNHKDFRLELSPVTAIIGKNGVGKSNILEAIYLVSACRSFREDDRRNLVMIGNDFARIKADELEIFIQNAPTFLLRAKENGAFRKQSDFIGTKKSVIFSPEMILLINGSPRLRRRFLDIMISQSERHYLKEVMAFEKVRAERNSLLQKIFEHRAQTDELDFWNKEFISLGQSIVEARLLAIKKLNKRLSSLYRSVSGNPKDKLQIEYENSAPEGLEEAIKQNIWREIRSKRSLFGPHRDDLVFNLNDKPMASFASRGECRSAILALKIAELEFLTDENDKPMLLLDDLFSEFDLDRRSHLSKLIENYQTVLTTTDSSYLVDIKECKVVEL
- the dnaN gene encoding DNA polymerase III subunit beta: MKVILLQSNIAKVLGATSRIVGARTTLPVLSNIHIKAEKGKIKFSATDLEVGVTTQTIGKVEEEGEITLPARLLSDFVLNNKDESIEIITTGTAAELKSSHFEAKIQGIAAEEFPTIPEAPKTEPVVINKNLFIESLKKVAVAPATDETRPVLAGIYFSVKEDELILAATDSYRLAEKKIKLAAKFAQHHMIIPGRTMTEVLRILASTEHAEEVKILSSDSQVSFLIGDTHITSRLIEGTYPNYQAIIPNSSKIKATVKLAELASAVKMSSLFAKDTANNNIKVVVGEKGISILSAASQAGSARSEIEAEVSGGVLEISFNARYILDFLAVAGDDQIVLGFNDNASAGVFKGKKDEDYTYIIMPLKLES
- the dnaA gene encoding chromosomal replication initiator protein DnaA, with the translated sequence MDLTEIWRNTLGELQVTLSKPNFETWFKRTFIFDYKKGVFTIGVPTFFVEDWLKKKHLKEIQKALQNQVDEAILGIKFKIANPDPDQVVDLESGVIIHKPVDKPTLTVDREIPVPLPQNSSLNDNYIFNNFVVGPSNQLAFAAANAVSEKPGTQYNPLFIYGDSGLGKTHLMQAIGHAYLKRFPDKKVLYVSTETFTNDFIQAVGSGFGKAKDFKNRYRTVDLLLIDDIQFLSTKEQTQDEFFHTFNHLHQNKKQVVLTSDRVPKDIKGLEIRLKTRFEGGMVCDIGHPDLETREAILRQKAERMNLKVDDKIITFIAERVKSSVRELEGALNKVLATCELMHCELNMEQTAKILDSIIEEKQQHVTAELVIREVHKYFRIPIEDLLGKKRTKELVFPRQITMYLLRSECGLSYPEIGRKMGGKDHSTIMHGEQKIGKSIATDPRLKEDLTVIKDRIFTSYS